A window of Sebastes umbrosus isolate fSebUmb1 chromosome 3, fSebUmb1.pri, whole genome shotgun sequence contains these coding sequences:
- the LOC119484689 gene encoding SUN domain-containing protein 1-like isoform X1, giving the protein MLSHRQSEVMLRRSSRLNNAGYYNLRGEPVISYKETSTYRRPRRVAPDSPRDTPKKTVRFAPGTKEASWANEANVPSGANRANRATRASWNGIIRWLFYMLPVCLGIVSFSLAPCMNGTSLDSGPLALPVPPTKLDTVLSRTEGLEQQVIMLQNELLKLKRINELPPAGTMPNFALESLGACVLPQLSSNTYRSTSPSLSIPIWNFLTPFWRPASDQSIVTQGGPIEVGRCWPFHGERGHLVIALSHPVTISHVTLGHISKTVSPTGSISSAPKMFAVYGMKTEEDEGTLLGTFLYDQDGESVQTFKLSDQEEGVFSHVKLQVESNWGNPDYTCVYNFRVHGTI; this is encoded by the exons ATGTTATCACACAGACAAAGTGAAG TCATGTTACGTAGAAGCTCTCGACTGAACAACGCAGGATATTACAACCTTCGAGGAGAACCAGTCATTTCCTACAAGGAGACTTCTACCTACAG AAGACCTAGGAGGGTTGCTCCAGACAGCCCAAGAGACACCCCCAAGAAAACCGTCAGGTTTGCACCTGGGACCAAAGAGGCCAGCTGGGCCAACGAGGCCAACGTCCCCAGCGGGGCCAACAGGGCCAACAGGGCCACCAGGGCCAGCTGGAACGGCATTATTCGCTGGCTGTTCTACATGCTGCCCGTGTGTCTTG GAATTGTATCCTTCTCCCTGGCTCCCTGCATGAACGGCACCTCTCTGGACTCAGGACCCTTAGCGTTACCTGTCCCACCAACCAAGCTGGATACG GTCTTGAGCAGAACTGAAGGGCTGGAGCAGCAGGTGATAATGCTGCAGAACGAGCTGCTGAAGTTAAAGAGGATCAACGAGCTGCCACCAGCGGGCACTATGCCCAACTTTGCCCTGGAGTCGCTAG gGGCCTGTGTTTTACCTCAATTATCCTCGAATACATACCGAAGCACAAGTCCATCCCTTTCCATTCCTATCTGGAATTTCCTGACACCTTTTTGGAGACCAGCTTCAGACCAAAGTATCGTGACTCAG GGAGGACCAATCGAGGTCGGACGCTGCTGGCCATTTCATGGTGAGCGTGGACATTTAGTCATAGCTCTGTCCCACCCAGTGACCATCAGCCACGTGACACTGGGTCACATTTCAAAGACCGTGTCGCCAACTGGCAGCATCTCGAGCGCCCCAAAGATGTTTGCTGTCTAT GGCATGAAGACTGAAGAGGATGAAGGTACCCTACTAGGGACCTTTCTTTATGATCAGGACGGCGAGTCAGTGCAGACTTTCAAACTGTCT GATCAGGAAGAAGGTGTCTTCAGCCATGTGAAGCTGCAGGTCGAGAGCAACTGGGGAAATCCTGACTACACTTGCGTGTACAACTTCAGGGTCCATGGGACCATATAG
- the LOC119484697 gene encoding 3-mercaptopyruvate sulfurtransferase-like gives MALQARALVSSKWLTEAVQLQVQLQRKMRILDSSWFLPKLRRNARSEFKKRHIPGAAFFDIDQCCDKTSPLDHMLPSEKSFADYVGRLGIERDTHVVVYDASEFGAFSAPRVWWMFRVFGHREVSLLNGGLRTWQLEERPVSDRYVRPTPAEFRASLNRSWIKTYEDILDNLDTKRFQVVDARPAGRFRGLDPEPRDSEYSLQ, from the exons ATGGCGCTTCAAGCGAGAGCTCTGGTCTCCTCTAAATGGCTGACTGAGGCTGTGCAGCTGCAGGTGCAGCTCCAGAGGAAAATGCGCATCTTGGACtcttcttggtttttgcccaaactgCGGCGCAACGCAAGGAGCGAGTTCAAGAAGAGGCACATCCCGGGCGCAGCTTTCTTCGACATAGACCAGTGTTGTGATAAAACGTCTCCTCTGGACCACATGCTGCCGTCAGAGAAGAGCTTTGCAGATTATGTGGGTAGGTTGGGGATAGAGCGAGACACGCACGTGGTGGTGTACGACGCCAGCGAGTTCGGCGCGTTCTCTGCGCCGCGCGTCTGGTGGATGTTCCGTGTGTTCGGGCACCGCGAGGTGTCGCTGCTCAACGGAGGGCTCCGGACCTGGCAGCTGGAGGAGCGACCGGTGAGCGACCGGTACGTCAGACCTACACCGGCCGAGTTCAGGGCCTCTCTGAACCGCTCCTGGATCAAGACCTATGAGGACATCCTGGATAACCTGGACACCAAAAG GTTCCAGGTGGTGGACGCCAGGCCAGCGGGCAGGTTCAGAGGCCTGGACCCTGAACCCAGAGACAGTGAGTATAGTCTGCAATGA